The Tepidisphaeraceae bacterium DNA segment AGTACGCGTCACCGAAGCTGGTCGAGTAGCCGTTGCCGCGCGCGCCGAACGAGACGAGCAGGCTGTCGGCGTTCCAATCGCCTTTCACGACATCGTCGAGAATCGCTACTTCCGTTGGGTTCCCATTGACGAAGGTGCCGAAGATCAACGCGTCGTTCGCCGCGACATACACGACGGCGAACTGGCCCGTGTTAGGCAGGGTGAGATCAAAGCCGCGGGGCGTGGGATCATCATTCGTACGACTGACGACGACGGTCGAGGTCGTCCCGAGGCCACTATAGCCGTAACCGATTGCCGCCGAATTGAACCCCGTCTCGTCGGTTCCGACACCGAACACCAACCCAAGCCCGCCACCGGGGGTGTCCAGCGTCGCCGCGGTGAAGATGTAGTCGATCGTGATCGCGAAGTCGGTCGCCGTCGACAGGCGGAAGCCTTGGGGACCGTCGCTGAGGTAGATCGCGTCGAAGTTCGGGCTATCCGGCGCGTTCGCCAGCACGTTCAACCGTCCGGAAGTTTCTGATACTGCTAGCGACGGGTCGTCGGCCACTTCAGACCACTGCGGCCCACGCACGTTGTCGTCAAAGTTATCGACGTAAACGGCCGCCTGTGCCGCGCAGGGTACGAGAGAAAACGCAACGGCCGCGATGGTCAGGACGATCTTCAAGCGGGCTCTCCAGTTAAGTGGTCATAGATGTACCGGGTTCCGGCGACGAAGCAAGTTAAGATTTGCCGCGACGCCTGTGGCGGTGCCGTGCGACGTGCAGGGGCAGGCGAACTGCGCCTTTGGTGTGGGTGGTAACGAGTGAGATGGGTTGTGACCAGCAGCCGGCCAACGGACGTGGCACGGGTTTTCAACCCGTGTCCTGCATAGGGTGAATGCCAAAAACACGGGTTGAAAACCCGTACCACAGTTCGACAGCAGTGCACGTCGCTTGTTTGAAACAGCTTCTAAGCCACGAAAGGCGTTAGGACCGCCGCGACAGATCTCACTCACCCCTCGACCACGCTCTTCTCGATCGGTTCGACGGTGACGCCGCGCGAGCGCAGGAAGGCGATGGCGTCGGTGACGTCCTGCTCGTCGCCGGTCAGCAGGACGGCCATGATGCCGATCTCGTTCTGCACGCTGGCCTGCCTTATGTCAAACGACACGTCGGGGAACTTGCGGCTCATCTCCCAGATGATCGGCTGCTCGACCTGCTTCCGCGACGGGAACGTGAACCAGCAGCGTTTGGCGGTGTTCATACGGCCGATCATAGATCGCCCCCCCGCGGGGTCAATCGATCGCCCCGCCTCGCCCCCGTTCTTACGGCAGCTGGACCGGCTCCCATTCACAGCAGATCAGCAGCCGGATCGTGAAGACCATGACCACCGCCCGCTTGCCATCCAACGCCCCCTTGCCCGCCAGCGACCTGAGGATGTTCGGTGCTTTGCCACCGTAGATGGCCGACGACTCCACCTTCAAGCCCAGTTCATTCATGATGAGTTGGGAGATTGACGCGCCCTCCTCCACGAACTGCGCCGCGAAGCTGTCGCCGATGACGAGGACGGGGGCCTCATTGCCCGGCAAAAGCGGCGCGTCGGCATCGATCAACTGAAGGTGGCGTTCCTGAACGGTACCCGCAGCGGGGTCGCCATCGATGACGTAGTGCGCCAGATCACCCGTTCGCCGGTGCGGCACCCACCGCGTCGCAAACGTGTCGGCCGGCGGCAGGTTCGGGTCGGCCGTCTGCAGTTCAGAGGCGATCCGGCTCGCCGCGAGACGCATGGCCGCCTGCGACCAGTGCGTCTCCTGGGCAAAGTAGACGGGCTCGGTCGCCTTCAGTTGCCAGAGCGCATCGGTGAGGTCCAGCACGTTCACCCCACCGTCCCGCAGCGACTGAATCCAGCGCCCGTGGTCGACGTTCAGGTTCGGCCCCTTCGCGAGGTCGTACGCCGGGTCGACCATTTCCGGATAGATTGACGCCTTTGCCGGCACGGGCACGATTAGCAGTTGAATGCCGCGCGCGCGCAACTGGCGCGACAGGTCCGCCATGGCGTCGGCGGCCCGAATGCCGCGATCGAGCCGCGCGTTCAGAAAGCCCGCCGACCGCGTGACGTGATAGTCGACACCGTTAAAGACAAAGTTGCCGACGCCCTCCCGCGTCTCCGGACTCTCGACGCGCAACTGCTTGACCGGTACCCCGTTCACCAGCGCCCGCGCCGCCACCGCCGGCAGGAAGCGCACGTTCGTGTCTTCCTCAAGCGCCCGTGGGACGCGCGCGATCGGTTCGTCGCGCCACATGCCGCGCCATCGCGCGGCATCGGCCTGGTCTACGCCGTACAGCAGATGAAACGTCCCGGGCACGAACAGCAACGGTAGCAGGCAACCGACCATGACGACGGGCAACCATCGCATCGCACGGCGGCGGGCGTGCTTCGAGCTAGCTGGTGAGATGCTTCGCATGATGGTGTTCGGCCCCCGAGATGACCCTAAAACTGGAAGTACAGGAACGGCGTCGACGACCGCACGGCCAGCACGACGATCGACACGCAAAACAAGCCTATTGCAACCGCGCATCGCGGCAGCGTCAATCGTCGCGAGACGCGCCAGGCCTCAACCCCGCCGAACGAGATCAACGCTGCTGCGACCATCGCGAGGGTGACGGGCAGCGTGAACAGTTCGCTCAGAGCGCCCGTAGGCGACGTCTGCGAGAACGGCACCAGCATGCTCTCCAACCGGCTGATGGCCATCCAGACATCGCCGGCCCGGAAGAACACCCACCCCACGCAAACGCCCAGGAACGTCGCGACCGTGCGGACGACCACCAACCCGCGCCGCGGTGGCCGGGCCGCGCCGGTGGCGCGTTCGATCGCGAGCCACGTGCCGTGGAACGCGCCCCAGAGGATGAACGTCATGCCCGCCCCGTGCCACAGTCCACCGATGAGCATCGTCAGCAGCAGGTTGACGTACGTGCGATACTCGCCCCTGCGGTTGCCGCCGAGCGAGATGTAGATGTAATCGCGCAGCCAGCGGGATAGCGTCATGTGCCAGCGACGCCAGAAGTCGGTGATGCTGGTCGCGCGGTACGGCGAATCAAAGTTGCGCGGGAACCGGAAGCCGAACATCATCGCCAGCCCCATCGCCATGTCGGTGTAGCCGGAGAAGTCGAAGTAGATCTGAAACGCGAACGCGATGGCCGCGTACCACGCGTGGTGCCAGCTGATCAGACCGGCCTCGAACGCCACGTCGACCGAAGGCCCGATCGTGTCGGCGATCAGCACCTTCTTGGCTAGCCCCAGCGACATCAGCACCGCCCCCTTGGCGAACCGCGTCAACCCCAGCCGCGGGCGATGCAGTTGATCTTCCAGTTCCTGATAGCGAATGATCGGCCCCGCCACCAGGTGCGGGAACTGCGACAGGTAGCAGGCAAACGCGACGAAGGCCCTTAGCTCCACGCGCAAGCGAGAGAGCAACGAGAGGCGCACCGGCGACAACGCCATTTCGCTTGCGCGTCCGCGATGCGCAGCGTCGGCACGCACTGCCTGCCGTCGCTCCCGCTCCTCATCCAGAAACCGCCCCACCGCCGGCCTGGCGTGCCCGCGGTAAATGTCGACGACGTAGCTGATCGATTCAAACGTGTAGAACGAGATGCCCGCCGGCAGCACGACCGCCAGTATGGTCCAGCCGGTGATGCCCCACAGGTCCAACGTGGCGTTCAGCATCTCCTGCGCGAAGCCGGCGTACTTGAACCAGACGAGCAACCCGATGCTGCTGGTCAGCGACATCACCAGCGCCACTCGCCGCACCCCCGGCGACGGCCCCTCCGCCCGCCGCGACCACGCGCCACCGATCACGTTGCCCATGCAGTAGTCAAACACCGCCGTCCAGAGCAGCAGCAGGACGAAGCGCGGGTCGCTCCAGGCGTAAAACGCGAAACTGAGCAACGTCAGGACGAGAATCCGCCCACCGCCGCGCGGCGAGGCGAAGTACAACAGCAGCGCCGCGGGCAGGAAGAAGAAAAGGAAGAGGATCGAGCTGAAGACCATGCGTTCCGCAATGCACGGCGGTCAAACTACCGGGCTTCAGCAAACGAGACGCCCTCGTACACGTCGGACAGCGACAGCGTCACGCCTGGGCCGGGAACAACGACCGAAGCCGTGAGGCCCGTCGCGATGGTCGACTGCCACGTCGCGTCGCTGCGGATGAAGATCTCGATCTTGGGTTGATGCTGCCATACGAGGGCATAAGCCACCAGCGAATCGATCTGCCGATAATGGTCCGCCTTCGTGCCGCGGTCGTAACGTTCGGTGGTCGGTGAGAGGACCTCGAACAGCACGGTGGGATTGACCGCGGTCGTTAGATCGGGATCTTCCGGGTCGAACTCGACGGGTTTGCAGTAGATGCTGACGTCCGGGTACGTGCGCAAACCGGTCCTCAGAATCGCAACCCGCAGGTTGGAATCCTGAACACGGCATGGCCCCTTACGCACGGCGTTCCACAACGTGGCACTCAGGTTTGTGATGATCAGGCTGTGGCCCGACGTCCCGCCTGACATGTCGTAGATCTCGCCCTCGTAGTAGTCGCTTTTGTACGCCGCGTCGTGTTCGAGCCGGTAGTACTCGGCTGGCGTAAATCGCTTTCTTACGAGTGGCAGTCCCATGTCCAAAGGGTAACGATGCGCAACGCGCCTGGCAATTCACCCAATAATCGGCGGATCGAACCGCAGCAACGCGTCAGCTCCCAATCACCCGCCCGCGATCGCCGGGACGATGCTGATCTCGTCGCCTTCCTTCACCGGCGTGTCGAGGTTCTGCATGAAGCGGATATCCTCCTCGTTCACGTAGATGTTGACGAAGCGGTTGAGCTGCGTCGGGCCCTTGAACAGGCGGGTCTCGATGCCGCTGGCCTTGGTCTTCAGGTCGTTCAGCACTTCACCGACGTTGGCGCCGTCGGCCTGTACGGCGTCGGCGCCGTTCGTGTACGTGCGTAGGGGGGAGGGGATGCGAACCTTGATGCTCATACCGGTTACCTTATCTGCCCTTCTTATCGGAATTGTCCGCAGCGCCACCCACGGGGCTGACGCGCATCGCTTCGAGAATCTCATCGAGTTGCAGCCGGCTGGGCTGCGTGTAGCTGAACCGTAGATACCGGTTGCCGCGACCCGTCTCAACGGCGACAGCATACTCGACCGGTTGCGCTTTGCGAAGACGCTCGACCGCATCGGCGACCTGCAGCTTCTGCCGCGGCTGCTTCACGTTCATTGCCCAGCTCGAGGTGACCTGCTGCACCGCGCTCAACTGATCCGAACCCGCATCGGGGTCGGCGGCGCGGTACCGGTCGGCGGCATCGGCCAGGCCGGCGATGATCAGGTCCGATGACGGGGCGGCCTTCAGCAGCAGCGCGTCGCGGAACGCGTAGATCGGCACGTTGTACGCCGTCCACTTCACGATCGCGTCGTCGAACTGCGCCTTGGCCACGGCATCGGGCAAGCTGCGGTCCTGCACCATTCGGTTCACCACCTTGCGGTTGTTGAACTCCGTGGCGATGCGCGTCATGGGTCGTGGCGCGCCGCGATAAATCGCGAGGACCTTCTCTGCCAGCTTTTCATCGTCAATCGTGCCCGGGATCGCCGACAGCAACTGCCAGCGGACGTAGGCGTCCTGCGCCGGGTCCTTGGCAACGGGTTTGGCGATGGCGCCCAGCACCTTCTCGGGCGTGAGCGCCGCTGGGGGTTGGCCCTCGAAGAAGTCGGCATCGGTGCGCAGCGACCCACCCTTTCTCGCCATGTCATACTCGGCCGACAGCTTGGCGACCGCGTCGGTGATCAACGCGTCGGCGGGGTCGGCCGCGGGCTTCTTCGGCTTCACCGGCGGGGCCTTCGGAGGCTTCGCCGTGGCCGCGGGTGGCTCGGTCTTAGGCGCAGTCGCATCATCGGCCGCGTGCGCCATCAGTGGCCACGACAGCACGACGGCCAGCAGCACCGCAGCGGAAGGACGTTTTTGTCGCATAACGATCCCCTTTTCGATGGTGACGATCTTACTCCGGTCCCTCTCCCATGTACTCATGGGAGGCTTAGCGAGGGTGATTTTGAGCTGCTCGCGTCGCCTGCAGTACGAAATCACCCTCACCTGACCTCTCCCGGAGTACCGGGAGAGGGACCGGATCACATGCGACGGCTTTCCGCGTTCTTGGCGTACTTGGCGGTTCAAAATCTTCGTTACACCAGCGCCGGCTCGCGCACGCCATTCGCTTCCAGCAGCCCGTCAAACTCGCTCAGCTTCGGCTCGATCACCACCGGATACGGCAAATCGTCGGCGACCACCTCCAGCGTCTTCAGGCCGTTGCCGGTGATGCTGACGACGATGCTCTCGTCGCGCGGGATGCGCCCCTGCTGGATCAGCTTGATCGCCGCCGCCAGCGTGGTGCCACCGGCCGGTTCGGTCCAGATGCCTTCGGTCTTGGCCAGCAGCTTGATCGCGTCGACGATCTCGCGGTCGGTCGCGCTCTCACCCCAGCCACCGCTGTCGCGCACCACGTTGGCGGCGTAGTAACCGTCGGCGGGGTTGCCGATCGCGATGCTCTTGGCGATCGTGTTGGGCTTTTGCGGCTCGATGATGTCGCTGCCCTTCTTGATCGCCGTCACCACCGGGTTGCAACCGGCCGCCTGCGCACTGTAAATCTTCGGCTTGTTGTCTTCGACGATGCCCAGCGTGATGAACTCCTGATACGCCTTGTAGATCTTGGGCAAAATCGTCCCACCGGCCGTCGGCACGACGGTGTGCTGCGGCAGTTGCCAGCCGAACTGCTCGGCAATCTCGAAGCCGTAGGTCTTGGCCCCTTCGGTGTAGTAGGGACGCAGGTTCACGTTCACGATCGCCCAGCCGTACTTGTCGGCAATCTCGGTACACAGGCGGTTCACGTCGTCGTAGTTGCCCTTAATGCGGACCATGGTCGGCCCGAAGATCAGGCTGCCCAGCACCTTCCCCTGTTCCAAATCGTGGGGGATCATCACGTAGCACTTCAGCCCCGCCTGCGCCGCGTGGGCGGCGGTGCTGTTGGCGAGGTTGCCCGTGCTGGCGCACCCCACCGTGTCAAACCCGAACTCGACCGCCTTGCTGATGGCGACCGACACCACGCGCTCCTTGTACGAGTACGTAGGATAGTTGCAGGAATCGTCCTTGATCCAGAGGTTGCTGCAACCCAGTTCCGTCGCCAGGCGGTCGGCCCGCTTCAACGGCGTGAAGCCGGAGTGGAACCCGGTCACCGGCCGATCGACCGGCAGCAGGTCCTTGTATCGCCAGAGGCTTTTCGGGCCGGCGGTGATCGACTCGCGCGTCACCTTGCCGCGCATGGCGTCGTAGTCGTACTCGACCTCGTACGGGCCGAAACACTGCTCGCACACGTGGACCGGCGACACCGCAACGCGGTGGCCGCACTCCTTGCACTTCAATCCGAGAACGTAGCTCATTGCTGTCCTGTCCTTTGTCCGTCGTCAGTTGTCCGTGGTGGATGAAGGTGGGGATGGCGACGGACGTTCGTTTCGCTGACGGCCCGCGGTCAACAGACCGAGGAACCTCGCAAAACGAAACGAGCCTCTTCCCGAATAAGAAGAGGCTCCATGCGGGCGCGAATGCCCGAGCGTCTTCTTATCTGCCCGGCGATCGTGTCCCCAAAAATTTCGGGGATCGCATCGCAGGCGGGAGTTAGCACCTATCCCGCGATCTCTCGCACGGACGGTTGCTGTGGCGTCGTCGGGCCCAACCCTCGACCACTCTGGATAAGAGCGAATATTCAGTTGTCGTACGCCCCGATTCTACGTCGCCGGCCGCGAGTGTCAATTCCATTCCCGGCAATCGGCCTCAGCCATTGGAGGTGGACGAGGACGTCAAAATGAATGTAACTGCCGATCAAATTAGTCGTTGCTGTAATGGCGCGGGTAACGCATACTTCCCTAACATATGGTTGCGTTCGCACCAATCGACGAGCCT contains these protein-coding regions:
- the thrC gene encoding threonine synthase encodes the protein MSYVLGLKCKECGHRVAVSPVHVCEQCFGPYEVEYDYDAMRGKVTRESITAGPKSLWRYKDLLPVDRPVTGFHSGFTPLKRADRLATELGCSNLWIKDDSCNYPTYSYKERVVSVAISKAVEFGFDTVGCASTGNLANSTAAHAAQAGLKCYVMIPHDLEQGKVLGSLIFGPTMVRIKGNYDDVNRLCTEIADKYGWAIVNVNLRPYYTEGAKTYGFEIAEQFGWQLPQHTVVPTAGGTILPKIYKAYQEFITLGIVEDNKPKIYSAQAAGCNPVVTAIKKGSDIIEPQKPNTIAKSIAIGNPADGYYAANVVRDSGGWGESATDREIVDAIKLLAKTEGIWTEPAGGTTLAAAIKLIQQGRIPRDESIVVSITGNGLKTLEVVADDLPYPVVIEPKLSEFDGLLEANGVREPALV
- a CDS encoding MBOAT family protein, with protein sequence MVFSSILFLFFFLPAALLLYFASPRGGGRILVLTLLSFAFYAWSDPRFVLLLLWTAVFDYCMGNVIGGAWSRRAEGPSPGVRRVALVMSLTSSIGLLVWFKYAGFAQEMLNATLDLWGITGWTILAVVLPAGISFYTFESISYVVDIYRGHARPAVGRFLDEERERRQAVRADAAHRGRASEMALSPVRLSLLSRLRVELRAFVAFACYLSQFPHLVAGPIIRYQELEDQLHRPRLGLTRFAKGAVLMSLGLAKKVLIADTIGPSVDVAFEAGLISWHHAWYAAIAFAFQIYFDFSGYTDMAMGLAMMFGFRFPRNFDSPYRATSITDFWRRWHMTLSRWLRDYIYISLGGNRRGEYRTYVNLLLTMLIGGLWHGAGMTFILWGAFHGTWLAIERATGAARPPRRGLVVVRTVATFLGVCVGWVFFRAGDVWMAISRLESMLVPFSQTSPTGALSELFTLPVTLAMVAAALISFGGVEAWRVSRRLTLPRCAVAIGLFCVSIVVLAVRSSTPFLYFQF
- a CDS encoding Uma2 family endonuclease, whose translation is MGLPLVRKRFTPAEYYRLEHDAAYKSDYYEGEIYDMSGGTSGHSLIITNLSATLWNAVRKGPCRVQDSNLRVAILRTGLRTYPDVSIYCKPVEFDPEDPDLTTAVNPTVLFEVLSPTTERYDRGTKADHYRQIDSLVAYALVWQHQPKIEIFIRSDATWQSTIATGLTASVVVPGPGVTLSLSDVYEGVSFAEAR
- a CDS encoding PEP-CTERM sorting domain-containing protein (PEP-CTERM proteins occur, often in large numbers, in the proteomes of bacteria that also encode an exosortase, a predicted intramembrane cysteine proteinase. The presence of a PEP-CTERM domain at a protein's C-terminus predicts cleavage within the sorting domain, followed by covalent anchoring to some some component of the (usually Gram-negative) cell surface. Many PEP-CTERM proteins exhibit an unusual sequence composition that includes large numbers of potential glycosylation sites. Expression of one such protein has been shown restore the ability of a bacterium to form floc, a type of biofilm.); this translates as MKIVLTIAAVAFSLVPCAAQAAVYVDNFDDNVRGPQWSEVADDPSLAVSETSGRLNVLANAPDSPNFDAIYLSDGPQGFRLSTATDFAITIDYIFTAATLDTPGGGLGLVFGVGTDETGFNSAAIGYGYSGLGTTSTVVVSRTNDDPTPRGFDLTLPNTGQFAVVYVAANDALIFGTFVNGNPTEVAILDDVVKGDWNADSLLVSFGARGNGYSTSFGDAYFDNFAVQIGTLVPEPTALAIIGLSAVALLGGRRRRAL
- a CDS encoding NIL domain-containing protein, giving the protein MNTAKRCWFTFPSRKQVEQPIIWEMSRKFPDVSFDIRQASVQNEIGIMAVLLTGDEQDVTDAIAFLRSRGVTVEPIEKSVVEG
- a CDS encoding MoaD/ThiS family protein — translated: MSIKVRIPSPLRTYTNGADAVQADGANVGEVLNDLKTKASGIETRLFKGPTQLNRFVNIYVNEEDIRFMQNLDTPVKEGDEISIVPAIAGG